A region from the Kribbella shirazensis genome encodes:
- a CDS encoding PGPGW domain-containing protein has translation MAEQKSPDRTDHNVTLDAGDDRWEWRRKIRANPRKHLVYRIGVGVVGGLLIIAAPLTGWLPGPGGIPLFIAGLAVLASEFEWAQRVLYRVKDWVKDLTAWTGKQPAWLKALGTVALFLCVLVAIWLYMAVLGVPGWLPDSWESLLFKLPLLP, from the coding sequence GTGGCCGAGCAGAAGAGTCCCGACCGCACCGATCACAACGTCACGCTGGATGCGGGGGACGATCGGTGGGAGTGGCGTCGGAAGATCCGGGCGAACCCGAGGAAGCACCTCGTTTACCGGATCGGTGTGGGTGTGGTCGGTGGTCTGCTGATCATCGCCGCTCCGTTGACCGGGTGGTTGCCGGGACCGGGCGGGATCCCGTTGTTCATCGCGGGTCTCGCGGTGCTCGCGAGCGAGTTCGAGTGGGCGCAGCGGGTGCTGTACCGGGTCAAGGACTGGGTGAAGGACCTCACCGCCTGGACCGGCAAGCAGCCCGCCTGGCTGAAGGCGCTCGGAACCGTGGCGCTCTTCCTGTGCGTCCTGGTCGCGATCTGGCTCTACATGGCCGTCCTCGGCGTCCCGGGCTGGCTGCCCGACTCCTGGGAGTCACTTTTGTTCAAGCTGCCCCTCCTGCCCTGA
- a CDS encoding response regulator transcription factor yields MIRVVLGHHGALLRGALAAVLSQEAEVDVPAQVDTAGEVPGAVARTHPHVVVIDAELACELATEELFGRLLDAGVLILIGRDAVNAACLELARASPRVGFIGTDASPAELVEAVRSVADGLPVMDPVVALAALRAVRNPLTPRECEVLRLVSTGATAQEIARKLNLTSGTVRNYLSHILAKVGARSRIEAVLKAQEAGWI; encoded by the coding sequence GTGATCCGAGTCGTACTCGGACATCACGGCGCGTTGCTGCGGGGGGCACTGGCGGCCGTGCTGTCACAGGAAGCAGAGGTAGACGTACCGGCTCAAGTCGACACGGCCGGGGAAGTACCAGGGGCTGTGGCGCGCACGCATCCGCACGTGGTGGTGATCGATGCCGAGCTGGCCTGTGAGCTGGCGACCGAGGAGCTGTTCGGTCGGCTGCTCGATGCGGGTGTGCTGATCCTGATCGGCCGGGACGCCGTGAATGCCGCGTGCCTGGAACTCGCCCGAGCCTCACCGCGGGTCGGGTTCATCGGGACGGACGCGTCACCGGCCGAGCTCGTCGAGGCGGTGCGGAGCGTCGCGGACGGCCTGCCCGTGATGGATCCTGTGGTGGCGCTCGCCGCGCTGCGGGCGGTACGCAACCCGCTCACCCCGCGGGAGTGCGAGGTACTGCGGCTGGTGTCGACCGGCGCGACCGCCCAGGAGATCGCGCGCAAGCTGAACCTGACCAGCGGCACGGTCCGCAACTATCTCTCGCACATCCTCGCGAAGGTCGGCGCACGGAGCCGGATCGAGGCGGTACTGAAGGCTCAGGAAGCCGGCTGGATCTGA
- a CDS encoding ATP-binding cassette domain-containing protein: protein MRRELGYGMRALRRRPALLLAAWSVPEIVPTAGYGVAVAHATDAFLAGRSQAGLAWLAGLVAAAGLGALGAGQVYRRLGDLVEPVRDDLVRLVVGGALRRGAAGERTDGAVSRLNRQVEIVRDTYAGLILVVRTFVVTVVGVLTGLLSLAPVIALLVVPPFLLGFAASLAILGKAARRVQGSLAADEQLTTSAGTAFSGVRDLTAAGAEDFAADLVGEPIDAHAAAERALAKVAALRTLCFAVGGWLPLLILLAAGPWLLGRGVTTGTLLGGLTYVLLGLQPALNTVMAALGDSGLRYVVTLSRILDSGPPAEKPAPAAVPRNHQARLHKVSFAYGAHAEPVLRDLDLVVPEGDHLAVVGPSGIGKSTLAGLVCGLLAPTGGRVLLGRVQPEQLSADLLAKTRVLIPQEAYVFSGTVADNITYLAPDATPQQIERAIVAVGAGTLVTRLGGTRAIVRPTQLSAGERQLIALVRAYLSPAPLAVLDEATCHLDPEAERRAEEAFAARPGTLIVVAHRISSALRARRILVLDGNDASLGRHTTLLRTSPLYRDLLGHWQAPRDGDQDQIQPAS from the coding sequence ATGAGGCGCGAGCTCGGCTACGGGATGCGGGCGCTCCGGCGGCGCCCGGCGTTGCTGCTGGCCGCCTGGTCGGTTCCGGAGATCGTGCCGACGGCCGGCTACGGAGTCGCCGTCGCGCACGCCACCGACGCGTTCCTGGCCGGCCGGTCCCAGGCGGGACTGGCCTGGCTCGCCGGCCTCGTCGCGGCCGCCGGTCTCGGCGCGCTGGGTGCCGGCCAGGTGTACCGGCGTCTCGGCGACCTGGTCGAACCGGTCCGCGACGACCTGGTCCGGCTCGTGGTCGGCGGCGCACTCCGTCGTGGCGCCGCGGGTGAGCGCACGGACGGCGCCGTGTCACGCCTGAACCGGCAGGTCGAGATCGTCCGCGACACGTACGCGGGCCTGATCCTGGTGGTCCGGACGTTCGTCGTCACGGTGGTCGGCGTGCTGACCGGTCTGCTGTCGCTCGCGCCGGTGATCGCGCTGCTCGTCGTACCGCCGTTCCTGCTCGGCTTCGCGGCCTCGCTGGCGATCCTGGGAAAGGCCGCCCGGCGGGTCCAGGGCTCGCTTGCCGCGGACGAGCAGTTGACCACGTCGGCCGGTACCGCGTTCTCCGGAGTCCGCGACCTCACTGCCGCGGGTGCCGAGGACTTCGCCGCCGACCTGGTCGGGGAGCCGATCGACGCGCACGCCGCAGCCGAGCGGGCGCTGGCCAAGGTCGCCGCGCTACGGACCTTGTGCTTCGCGGTCGGCGGCTGGCTTCCGCTGCTGATTCTGCTGGCCGCCGGCCCCTGGCTGCTCGGCCGCGGGGTCACCACCGGCACCTTGCTCGGCGGCCTGACCTACGTCCTGCTCGGCCTGCAACCGGCGCTCAACACCGTCATGGCTGCCCTCGGCGACAGCGGCCTGCGGTACGTCGTCACGCTCAGCCGGATCCTCGACAGCGGACCACCGGCCGAGAAGCCCGCCCCGGCGGCGGTCCCGCGCAACCACCAGGCGCGGTTGCACAAGGTGTCGTTCGCGTACGGCGCCCACGCGGAACCGGTACTGCGCGACCTGGATCTCGTGGTCCCCGAAGGCGATCACCTGGCCGTCGTCGGTCCGAGCGGCATCGGCAAGTCGACCCTCGCCGGTCTCGTCTGCGGCCTCCTCGCACCGACCGGAGGACGGGTGTTGCTGGGCCGTGTCCAGCCCGAGCAGTTGTCCGCCGACCTGCTCGCCAAAACGCGGGTCCTGATCCCCCAGGAGGCCTACGTCTTCTCGGGGACCGTGGCCGACAACATCACCTATCTGGCACCGGACGCGACGCCACAGCAGATCGAGCGAGCGATCGTTGCCGTCGGCGCCGGCACCCTGGTGACCAGGCTCGGCGGGACCCGCGCTATTGTCCGCCCGACGCAACTCTCCGCCGGTGAGCGGCAGCTGATCGCGCTCGTCAGGGCGTACCTGTCGCCGGCGCCACTCGCCGTACTCGACGAAGCGACCTGTCACCTCGATCCCGAGGCCGAACGGCGCGCCGAGGAAGCGTTCGCGGCCCGTCCCGGAACCCTGATCGTGGTCGCCCACCGGATCAGCTCCGCGCTCCGCGCCCGGCGGATCCTGGTCCTGGACGGGAACGACGCGTCCCTCGGCCGCCACACCACCCTGCTCCGCACCTCGCCGCTGTACCGCGACCTGCTCGGGCACTGGCAAGCGCCGCGGGACGGTGACCAGGATCAGATCCAGCCGGCTTCCTGA
- a CDS encoding ABC transporter ATP-binding protein: MTSPALTIGAVARHGRGWLPLIGVFALLDSAVTLALPTVLGRAVDAIASGNRAGNWLILAAALIGLGVAGALVDAFAGTACVAGTTAWLRHRLVERVLTGGPDGTRRFETGDLVSRVSGSASDAAQAGPAMVTAVAAVLPPSGSLVLLALIDPWLATAFFAGLLLVVAVLWVFARRTTEISLSYQETQARIATLLTEALGGIRTIAAAGTVAREERRVLDPLPELHRHGRLTWQVLARSGTQAAIVGPLVLVAVLAIGGLQLVEGRITAGELFAAAQYAVIGAGLGSLTGLLGEIARARAGAQRCAEVLAVEPVAYGSLPLPAGPGRLTFDDVTVTAGGVTLLDRVTLYLPGGAAIAVVGPSGAGKSVLAAAAARLRDPDSGLVLLDGVPLRALSREALRRAVGCAFERPVLVGRTVGEAITTGLITPVRMLAAARATHVHRYASRLPDGYATPLPEAPMSGGEAQRLGLARAWHAERVLVLDDATSSLDTATEMEINRTLTDDNLRRTRLIVTHRAATAARADLVIWLDRGRVRGVGPHTRLWRAAAYREIFG; the protein is encoded by the coding sequence ATGACGTCGCCGGCCCTGACGATCGGCGCCGTCGCCCGCCACGGCCGCGGCTGGCTGCCGCTGATCGGGGTCTTCGCCCTGCTCGACAGCGCGGTCACGCTCGCCCTTCCGACGGTCCTCGGCCGCGCAGTGGATGCCATTGCCTCCGGCAACAGGGCGGGCAACTGGCTGATCCTGGCCGCCGCCCTGATCGGCCTCGGTGTCGCCGGCGCTCTCGTCGACGCGTTCGCAGGTACGGCGTGTGTCGCCGGGACGACCGCCTGGCTCCGGCACCGTCTCGTCGAGCGGGTACTCACCGGCGGGCCGGACGGCACGCGGCGGTTCGAGACCGGCGACCTGGTCAGCCGGGTGTCCGGCAGCGCCAGCGACGCGGCACAGGCCGGTCCCGCTATGGTGACCGCCGTGGCGGCCGTGCTGCCTCCGTCGGGGAGCCTCGTTCTGCTGGCACTGATCGACCCGTGGCTCGCGACCGCATTCTTCGCCGGCCTACTGCTGGTCGTCGCGGTTCTGTGGGTCTTCGCCCGCCGCACCACCGAGATCAGCCTGTCCTACCAGGAGACCCAGGCACGTATCGCCACGCTGCTGACCGAGGCTCTGGGCGGTATCCGGACCATCGCCGCTGCCGGAACGGTCGCGCGGGAAGAGCGGCGAGTACTCGATCCGTTGCCCGAACTCCACCGGCACGGGCGCCTGACCTGGCAGGTGCTCGCCCGCTCCGGTACGCAAGCCGCGATCGTCGGCCCGCTTGTCCTTGTCGCGGTGCTCGCGATCGGCGGCCTGCAGCTGGTCGAAGGCCGGATCACCGCCGGCGAACTCTTTGCCGCCGCCCAGTACGCCGTCATCGGCGCGGGGCTCGGCAGTCTGACCGGTCTCCTCGGCGAGATCGCCCGTGCGCGAGCGGGCGCCCAGCGGTGCGCCGAGGTCCTGGCGGTCGAACCGGTCGCGTACGGAAGCCTGCCCCTGCCGGCTGGTCCGGGGCGGCTGACGTTCGACGACGTCACCGTCACGGCCGGGGGCGTCACGCTCCTGGACCGGGTGACGCTGTACCTCCCGGGCGGGGCCGCGATCGCGGTGGTCGGCCCGAGCGGCGCCGGCAAGTCGGTGCTGGCCGCGGCCGCCGCGAGACTCCGGGATCCGGACTCCGGGCTGGTCCTCCTCGACGGCGTACCGCTGCGGGCGCTGTCGAGGGAAGCGCTGCGCCGCGCCGTGGGCTGTGCGTTCGAGCGTCCGGTCCTGGTCGGCCGGACCGTCGGCGAGGCCATCACGACCGGGCTGATCACGCCCGTCCGGATGCTCGCGGCCGCGCGTGCCACACACGTCCACCGCTACGCCAGCCGCCTGCCCGACGGCTACGCCACTCCGTTGCCCGAGGCGCCGATGTCCGGCGGGGAGGCGCAGCGGCTCGGCCTCGCGCGGGCATGGCACGCCGAACGGGTGCTCGTCCTCGACGACGCCACGTCCAGCCTGGACACCGCGACCGAGATGGAGATCAACCGGACCCTGACCGACGACAACCTGCGCCGGACCCGGCTGATCGTCACCCACCGCGCGGCGACCGCGGCCCGCGCCGACCTCGTGATCTGGCTGGATCGCGGACGGGTCCGCGGTGTCGGTCCGCACACCCGCCTCTGGCGCGCCGCGGCGTACCGGGAGATCTTCGGATGA
- a CDS encoding prolyl oligopeptidase family serine peptidase: MEATPHPEHRTGKERPVHTLGLRYPDTERRPVVDRLHGRAVPDPYRWLENAADPQTVRWQTAQDELWLSHAADLPNRYRFRTRVAAFSDVGMVTPPLWRGGQQFFLRRTARQDHPVLYIAAPDRALIDPMELDPTGGTTLDHWQPSPDGRLLAFQLSQGGSEESSLYVMDTGTGEVLDGPIDRCRYSPVAWLPDGHSFYFVRSRQLFLHRVGRPDDTPVLTREASYGLEMSADGRWLTISAASGVANDLWLADVSVPDRPKLTVVQEGVDARSALIVGRDGRLYVVTTLGAPAGRICVGDPLRPEPAEWRDLIRENPGAPLSELAMLDGSELPRPLLVVARTRHALGELAVHDLHTGERLGEVPLPGLGSVGSLSARPEGGHEVWFSYSDSATPGTVHRYDALTGETAVWAEPPGTVEVPRLSARHVVYRSADGTPIRMVVVAQPGRHEPRPAILYGYGGFGQPLTPTYSAFTLAWIEAGGVFVTANLRGGGEEGDGWHRAGRLHNKQNVFDDFVAAAETLIADGWTTPEQLGICGESNGGLLVGAALTQRPELFAAAVCSAPVLDMVRYEHFGLGASWVPEYGSAADPAQFEDLLAYSPYHHVADGKDYPAVLFTVFGGDTRVDPLHARKMCAALQHATAGSRPVLLRYEEGAGHGASAVSRGVALAADMLAFLGAHTGLTR, translated from the coding sequence ATGGAGGCGACTCCCCATCCGGAGCACCGGACGGGGAAGGAGCGCCCGGTGCACACGCTCGGCCTCAGGTATCCCGACACCGAACGCCGGCCGGTCGTCGACCGGCTGCACGGCCGTGCTGTGCCGGATCCGTACCGCTGGCTGGAGAACGCGGCCGACCCGCAGACCGTGCGATGGCAGACTGCCCAGGACGAGCTCTGGCTCAGCCATGCCGCCGATCTTCCGAACCGCTACCGCTTCCGCACGCGAGTCGCGGCGTTCAGCGACGTGGGCATGGTGACACCGCCGCTGTGGCGTGGCGGACAGCAGTTCTTCCTGCGCCGGACCGCTCGCCAGGACCACCCGGTCCTGTACATCGCCGCGCCGGACCGGGCGCTGATCGACCCGATGGAACTCGACCCGACCGGTGGGACGACCCTCGACCACTGGCAACCGTCGCCCGACGGACGGCTGCTCGCGTTCCAGCTGTCGCAGGGCGGCAGCGAGGAATCCAGCTTGTACGTCATGGACACCGGCACCGGTGAGGTGCTGGACGGTCCGATCGACCGCTGCCGCTACTCCCCCGTCGCCTGGCTCCCCGACGGGCATTCGTTCTACTTCGTCCGGAGCCGGCAACTCTTCCTGCACCGGGTCGGTCGGCCCGACGACACCCCGGTGCTGACCCGCGAGGCGTCGTACGGGCTGGAGATGAGCGCCGACGGACGCTGGCTGACCATCTCGGCGGCGTCCGGTGTCGCGAACGACCTGTGGCTGGCCGACGTGTCAGTGCCGGACCGGCCGAAACTCACGGTCGTGCAGGAGGGCGTGGACGCCCGGAGCGCACTGATCGTCGGGCGCGACGGCCGTCTGTACGTCGTCACCACGCTCGGAGCGCCGGCCGGACGGATCTGTGTCGGCGATCCGCTCCGGCCGGAACCGGCGGAGTGGCGCGACCTGATCCGTGAGAACCCCGGAGCGCCGCTGAGCGAGCTCGCGATGCTCGACGGATCCGAGCTGCCCCGGCCGCTCCTCGTCGTCGCGCGGACCCGGCACGCGCTCGGCGAGCTCGCGGTCCACGACCTGCACACCGGCGAGCGGCTCGGCGAGGTGCCACTGCCCGGCCTCGGCTCGGTCGGCTCCCTGAGCGCCCGTCCGGAGGGGGGCCACGAGGTCTGGTTCAGCTACAGCGACAGCGCCACACCCGGCACCGTACATCGGTACGACGCCCTCACCGGCGAAACCGCGGTGTGGGCCGAGCCGCCCGGGACCGTTGAGGTTCCGCGGCTGAGCGCGCGGCACGTCGTGTACCGCTCGGCCGACGGCACACCGATCCGCATGGTCGTGGTCGCCCAGCCCGGCCGGCATGAACCACGCCCGGCGATCCTCTACGGGTACGGCGGATTCGGTCAGCCGCTGACGCCGACGTACTCCGCCTTCACGCTCGCCTGGATCGAGGCCGGCGGCGTGTTCGTCACCGCCAACCTCCGTGGCGGCGGCGAGGAGGGCGACGGCTGGCACCGGGCCGGCCGGCTGCACAACAAGCAGAACGTGTTCGACGATTTCGTCGCCGCGGCCGAGACCCTGATCGCGGACGGCTGGACCACGCCGGAGCAGCTCGGGATCTGCGGCGAGTCCAACGGCGGACTGCTGGTCGGCGCGGCCCTGACCCAGCGTCCCGAACTGTTCGCGGCGGCTGTCTGCTCGGCACCTGTGCTGGACATGGTCCGCTACGAGCACTTCGGTCTCGGTGCGTCCTGGGTCCCCGAGTACGGGTCGGCCGCCGACCCCGCCCAGTTCGAGGACCTCCTGGCGTACTCGCCGTACCATCACGTTGCTGACGGCAAGGACTACCCCGCGGTCCTGTTCACGGTCTTCGGCGGCGACACCCGGGTGGACCCGCTGCACGCCCGCAAGATGTGTGCGGCGCTCCAGCACGCAACGGCCGGATCGCGGCCGGTCCTGCTCCGGTACGAGGAAGGCGCCGGCCACGGCGCGTCGGCGGTCAGTCGTGGCGTGGCGCTGGCGGCGGACATGCTGGCCTTCCTCGGTGCTCACACCGGGCTGACCCGATGA
- a CDS encoding SapB/AmfS family lanthipeptide: MALLDLQGLQAPGGHGGGGGGSTLTLLGCGSHHPSNLSVLLCH; this comes from the coding sequence ATGGCACTTCTCGACCTTCAGGGTCTTCAGGCTCCCGGCGGTCACGGGGGTGGCGGTGGCGGCAGCACCTTGACGCTGCTCGGTTGTGGTTCCCACCACCCGAGCAACCTCAGTGTCTTGCTTTGCCACTGA
- the lanKC gene encoding class III lanthionine synthetase LanKC, which produces MEQYELYCLSDRFFYDRPTEGTEHPDFPLCARPVPDGWDHEAGEIWMHYAPRGLALPSQGWKIHVSSCLEDAERTMAAVWEYCVPRGIPFKYLRSEAVLVMMNSKSAFRGSSGKLLTVYPADLSEFELVLKELDELLTGIRGPYILSDLRYAEGPLFVRYGAFAERHCLSDSGERVLAIEDPTGRLVPDTRGPVFATPEWVTLPPFLEPHLTARNAVTANDLAYTIENVIQFSNGGGVYLGRNRETQTLVVLKEGRPLAGLDVDGRDAVTRMHHERAILERLAGLDVVPALEDYFVLGEHHFLVQEFIDSNPLQRLVVMRYPLTRPDPSPAVLQEYADWALGMLGKVTRAIQCLHDRGVVFGDLHPDNILIDADEHPVLIDFEVATLAEQQARSALAHPGYVPPPDRQGIEADRYALACLALGLFAPQTTMLVPLHPGKARHLAELITEAFPVPKATIDEAVATITGPAGADDAFPAELPVPGRASWPEVRAAITRAIVAAATPERDDRLFPGDISQFQPGGGVGLAHGAAGVLYALNRTGAGRFPEYDDWLRKHAVDPAIRPGLYDGLHGVAYVLDDLGYRQDALDALERGLAAPLPAPELGMHSGLAGIGLNLLHFAGEPGLRTAATRVIDQVADRLGRVDDVPETSGEANPRAGLMFGSSGPALLFLRAYERSGDTGLLDLAATALRQDLRRCSRDDSGMLQVNQGWRTLPYFEEGSAGIALVLDRYLRHRPDEELAEALTALRRVTRCGYFVQPGLFMGRAGLIAAAVDSGGPTDDLVRGLAWHALPYADGLAFPGNQLLRLSMDLATGSAGILLALGAALHEQPVALPFLGHPSAAGSPSPTSVWKEV; this is translated from the coding sequence ATGGAGCAGTACGAGCTCTACTGTCTGTCCGACCGGTTCTTCTACGACCGGCCCACAGAAGGTACCGAGCACCCGGACTTCCCCCTCTGCGCCCGGCCCGTGCCGGACGGCTGGGACCACGAGGCCGGCGAGATCTGGATGCACTACGCGCCCCGTGGTCTGGCGTTACCGTCCCAGGGCTGGAAGATCCACGTCTCGTCCTGTCTCGAGGACGCCGAGCGGACGATGGCCGCGGTCTGGGAGTACTGCGTGCCGCGCGGCATCCCGTTCAAGTACCTGCGCAGCGAAGCCGTCCTGGTGATGATGAACTCCAAGTCCGCGTTCCGCGGGTCGAGCGGGAAGCTCCTCACCGTCTACCCGGCCGACCTCTCGGAGTTCGAGCTCGTGCTGAAGGAGCTCGACGAGCTCCTCACCGGCATCCGCGGCCCGTACATCCTCAGCGACCTCCGCTATGCCGAGGGGCCGCTGTTCGTGCGGTACGGCGCCTTCGCCGAGCGGCACTGTCTGTCGGACAGCGGCGAACGCGTGCTCGCCATCGAGGACCCGACCGGCCGGCTCGTCCCGGACACCCGCGGCCCGGTCTTCGCCACCCCGGAGTGGGTCACGCTGCCACCGTTCCTGGAACCACACCTAACCGCCCGCAACGCGGTGACCGCCAACGACCTCGCCTACACGATCGAGAACGTCATCCAGTTCTCCAACGGCGGCGGTGTCTACCTGGGCCGGAACCGCGAAACCCAGACCCTGGTGGTGCTGAAGGAAGGCCGCCCCCTGGCCGGGCTCGACGTCGACGGCCGGGACGCGGTGACCCGGATGCACCACGAACGGGCCATCCTGGAACGGCTGGCCGGGCTGGACGTCGTACCGGCGCTGGAGGACTACTTCGTCCTCGGCGAGCACCACTTCCTGGTGCAGGAGTTCATCGACTCGAACCCGTTGCAGCGGCTCGTGGTGATGCGCTACCCGTTGACCCGGCCGGATCCCTCGCCGGCAGTCCTGCAGGAGTACGCCGACTGGGCGCTCGGCATGCTCGGCAAGGTGACGCGCGCGATCCAGTGCCTGCACGATCGCGGTGTGGTGTTCGGGGACCTGCATCCGGACAACATCCTGATCGACGCCGACGAACACCCCGTGCTGATCGACTTCGAGGTCGCCACCCTGGCCGAGCAACAGGCCCGGTCGGCGCTCGCCCACCCCGGGTACGTCCCACCGCCGGACCGGCAAGGCATCGAGGCCGACCGGTACGCGCTGGCCTGTCTGGCGCTGGGCCTGTTCGCACCCCAGACAACGATGCTCGTCCCGCTGCATCCGGGCAAGGCCCGGCACCTGGCCGAGCTCATCACCGAGGCCTTCCCGGTGCCCAAGGCAACCATCGACGAAGCGGTCGCGACCATCACCGGCCCGGCCGGTGCCGACGACGCGTTCCCGGCGGAGCTGCCGGTGCCCGGCCGGGCGAGCTGGCCGGAGGTACGAGCGGCGATCACCCGGGCGATCGTGGCCGCCGCCACACCGGAACGTGACGACCGCCTCTTCCCCGGTGACATCTCCCAGTTCCAGCCCGGCGGCGGAGTCGGTCTCGCGCACGGCGCGGCCGGAGTGCTGTACGCGCTGAACCGGACGGGCGCCGGCCGATTCCCGGAGTACGACGACTGGCTCCGCAAGCACGCCGTCGACCCTGCCATCCGCCCCGGCTTGTACGACGGCCTGCACGGCGTCGCGTACGTCCTGGACGACCTGGGCTACCGGCAGGACGCGCTCGACGCTCTGGAGCGCGGTCTGGCCGCTCCGCTGCCCGCCCCTGAGCTCGGGATGCACTCCGGGCTCGCCGGAATCGGGTTGAACCTGCTCCATTTCGCTGGCGAGCCCGGACTCCGCACGGCGGCGACCAGGGTGATCGATCAGGTTGCCGACCGTCTCGGCCGAGTGGACGACGTACCGGAGACCAGCGGTGAGGCGAACCCGCGGGCCGGGTTGATGTTCGGCTCGTCAGGGCCGGCGTTGCTGTTCCTGCGGGCCTACGAGCGGTCCGGGGACACCGGTCTGCTGGACCTCGCCGCGACCGCGTTGCGGCAAGACCTGCGGCGCTGCAGCCGTGACGATTCGGGGATGCTGCAGGTCAACCAGGGCTGGCGGACACTGCCGTACTTCGAGGAGGGATCGGCCGGCATCGCACTCGTCCTCGACCGCTACCTGCGGCACCGGCCGGACGAGGAACTGGCCGAGGCCCTCACCGCACTTCGCCGGGTCACCCGCTGCGGGTACTTCGTCCAGCCCGGACTATTCATGGGCCGCGCCGGCCTCATCGCGGCCGCGGTGGACTCCGGCGGGCCGACCGATGACCTGGTGCGTGGACTCGCCTGGCACGCGTTGCCGTACGCCGACGGACTCGCGTTCCCCGGCAACCAACTGCTTCGTCTCTCGATGGATCTGGCCACGGGCTCGGCCGGGATCCTCCTGGCTCTGGGCGCGGCGCTGCACGAGCAGCCGGTGGCCCTCCCATTTCTCGGACACCCGTCCGCGGCAGGTAGTCCGAGCCCTACCAGTGTGTGGAAGGAGGTGTAG